From Triticum aestivum cultivar Chinese Spring chromosome 4A, IWGSC CS RefSeq v2.1, whole genome shotgun sequence, a single genomic window includes:
- the LOC123083714 gene encoding uncharacterized protein: protein MARSPGRRGLPVFIAGRTPPALVASQHPRAIVGHLAPLAVARRRRLAVPDAFLRFGPVAPFLLLFAPFDVPDRHPATMDDKSDVNFEKIGRSVEKSWHTLLYKDRNIVPEAVDQGPDPTCVFCSFTKGGQMEIHRIFADKGIPCDICLFPKSMVEDYLALDGIDMTLFCQNKDSLHRSLTASYIFREYGVEATSSDWKGTTRLAMKSCTYLGDTIAFDQVVELLDKGKPVLAMMIMGPDFWMLGDDEIYKCKPVFLSGVLQKPFEYHRVLLTGHGETEVTKEKFVPFLNSHSNKFGQNGVGRAYFEDLMWFFTLEGTYPPLLRHQPPKVNALNRPNLDKLRRRPECDNRPNLDIRRWRPECDNRRNLDKPWRRPECDNGAVKQMQAPGRADAASSWRLDMPQQITKVTNGTAWNGTTCLRVLTKEIFDQGCKLMASGVNGIDLRDGICMAVDDVVRNLKSMARMINTFQEIAQVGTISANGEKELGELIAKAIVMVDKEEVITIVDGSTRCSELQVVKCIKLKRGYFTRHFITNQKNKTCELDDPLIFIHDKMVSNVQAIKVLELAITVCAVKVPGHGENMELNLLAIVTGGQIFTEENGMNLLPHTLGTCKKVIVSEDDCTIFGGAADDNTIENRTKQLRSATEKSTGLAEMYCCAITMKIGGMDELEIGEKKDRVTHALNATRAAVEEGIVPGGGVALVYAAKDLDKLDTVNVGQKSGVQIIQNVLKIPFHTNASSAGRDGDDILSKILEQNNTGLAYDAAKGEYADMLEAGSIEPFKAIRIALMDVQRESCQMLTDTGGHLSPKERTQNKQFAVP from the exons ATGGCTCG CTCGCCGGGGCGACGTGGCCTCCCCGTCTTCATCGCCGGTCGCACGCCTCCAGCCCTCGTAGCCTCGCAGCATCCCCGCGCCATCGTCGGGCACCTCGCGCCGCTCGCCGTcgctcgccggcgccgcctcgccgtccccgaCGCCTTCCTCCGCTTCGGCCCCGTCGCCCCCTTCCTGCTCCTCTTCGCCCCCTTCGACGTCCCCGACAGGCACCCCGCCACAAT GGATGATAAGAGCGATGTCAACTTTGAGAAGATTGGCCGGTCCGTGGAGAAGTCATGGCATACTTTGCTATACAAGGACCGTAACATTGTGCCTGAAGCTGTGGACCAAGGCCCGGATCCAACCTGCGTATTCTGCAGTTTTACAAAAGGGGGTCAAATGGAGATCCATCGCATATTTGCAGACAAGGGCATTCCATGCGACATCTGTTTATTTCCCAAGTCGATGGTGGAAGATTATCTTGCTTTGGATGGAATTGATATGACATTGTTCTGTCAGAACAAGGACTCTCTGCACAGGTCCTTGACAGCTAGCTATATCTTTCGAGAGTATGGTGTCGAAGCCACAAGCTCTGACTGGAAAGGCACTACTCGCCTTGCAATGAAAAGCTGCACCTATCTAGGCGACACGATTGCATTTGATCAGGTCGTGGAATTGCTTGATAAGGGCAAGCCGGTGCTTGCTATGATGATCATGGGTCCTGATTTTTGGATGCTTGGCGATGACGAAATTTACAAATGCAAACCTGTCTTCTTGTCAGGAGTGCTCCAAAAGCCGTTTGAGTACCACAGGGTACTCCTGACTGGACATGGAGAGACGGAAGTAACAAAGGAGAAGTTTGTTCCATTCCTCAACTCCCACAGCAACAAGTTTGGGCAGAACGGTGTTGGGCGTGCTTACTTCGAGGACCTAATGTGGTTTTTCACTTTGGAGGGCACCTACCCACCACTTCTTCGACATCAGCCGCCTAAAGTTAATGCACTCAACCGACCAAACCTCGACAAACTAAGGCGGCGGCCCGAGTGTGATAATCGACCAAACCTTGACATACGAAGGTGGCGGCCTGAATGTGATAACCGACGAAACCTCGATAAACCATGGAGGCGGCCTGAGTGTGATAATGGAGCAGTGAAACAAATGCAGGCACCTGGAAGAGCTGACGCTGCTTCCTCTTGGCGTCTTGACATGCCCCAGCAGATTACTAAGGTGACCAATGGTACTGCTTGGAATG GTACAACCTGTCTCCGTGTTTTAACGAAGGAAATATTTGATCAAGGTTGCAAGCTTATGGCATCTGGAGTGAATGGAATTGATTTGAGAGATGGTATCTGCATGGCAGTTGATGATGTCGTGAGAAACTTGAAGAGCATGGCCCGAATGATAAACACTTTTCAGGAAATAGCACAG GTGGGTACTATATCAGCTAATGGGGAGAAAGAACTTGGCGAGCTCATTGCAAAGGCTATTGTGATGGTTGATAAGGAGGAAGTTATCACCATTGTG GATGGTAGCACTCGATGCAGCGAGCTTCAAGTTGTGAAATGCATAAAGCTTAAGAGAGGCTACTTCACTCGACACTTTATTACCAACCAAAAGAACAAAACATGT GAACTAGATGATCCCTTAATCTTCATACATGATAAGATGGTATCCAATGTTCAAGCCATCAAAGTGTTGGAACTTGCTATCACG GTCTGCGCGGTCAAAGTTCCTGGTCATGGAGAGAACATGGAACTCAATTTACTTGCTATCGTTACAGGCGGGCAA ATCTTTACTGAAGAAAATGGAATGAACCTTTTGCCTCACACACTTGGCACTTGTAAGAAG GTCATAGTATCTGAGGATGACTGCACAATCTTTGGTGGAGCCGCTGATGATAATACTATCGAGAACAGAACTAAGCAG CTGAGATCTGCAACTGAGAAAAGCACGGGATTGGCAGAAATGTATTGTTGTGCTATTACTATGAAG ATTGGTGGAATGGATGAACTGGAGATTGGTGAGAAGAAAGACCGAGTGACACATGCGCTAAATGCCACGAGAGCTGCAGTTGAGGAGGGCATTGTACCAG GTGGTGGTGTTGCCCTGGTTTATGCGGCAAAAGACCTGGATAAGCTGGACACTGTAAATGTTGGCCAAAAGAGCGGTGTTCAGATTATTCAAAATGTCTTGAAG ATACCATTTCACACCAATGCTTCAAGTGCTGGTCGTGATGGTGATGACATTCTTAGCAAGATCTTAGAGCAGAACAATACTGGCCTGGcatatgatgctgccaaag GTGAATATGCCGATATGCTGGAGGCCGGTTCCATTGAGCCATTTAAAGCGATCAGAATAGCCCTGATGGATGTCCAACG AGAGTCATGTCAAATGTTAACTGACACAGGCGGCCACTTGAGCCCGAAGGAAAGAACGCAGAACAAGCAATTTGCGGTGCCATGA